The Streptomyces phaeolivaceus genome has a window encoding:
- a CDS encoding type 2 periplasmic-binding domain-containing protein, whose amino-acid sequence METLRISGDEKRALIALVGDGSRRSVKLGTLGPEGTSSEYVARLMTRLFGDQGRFGIVLEETFEHCMGALTEGRIDLALVPHAYANINAFYMNPLLEPSIVFRGSTPEYGLAARSDFAFHEELLFTDTVVTHPAPIPLLEYYFDRPVKLVTTTSTSQAAGQVADGLYNIAITNEQAARQHNLKFVYRFSPIPMTWTVFSKRLEKEGPR is encoded by the coding sequence ATGGAGACGCTTCGGATCTCCGGTGATGAGAAACGTGCGCTGATCGCGCTGGTGGGGGACGGGTCGCGACGTTCCGTGAAGCTCGGCACGCTGGGACCCGAGGGGACCAGTAGTGAGTACGTGGCCCGGCTGATGACGCGATTATTCGGTGACCAGGGACGCTTCGGCATTGTGCTGGAGGAGACCTTCGAGCACTGCATGGGCGCGCTCACCGAAGGTCGTATCGATCTCGCCCTGGTGCCGCACGCCTACGCCAACATCAACGCCTTCTATATGAATCCGCTGCTGGAACCCTCGATCGTCTTCCGTGGGAGCACGCCGGAATACGGTCTCGCCGCGCGGTCCGATTTCGCCTTTCACGAGGAACTGCTGTTCACCGACACGGTGGTGACCCATCCGGCGCCCATTCCGCTGCTGGAGTACTACTTCGACCGGCCCGTGAAGCTGGTCACGACGACATCCACGAGCCAGGCGGCCGGCCAGGTGGCCGATGGTCTCTACAACATCGCCATCACCAATGAACAGGCGGCCCGACAGCACAATCTGAAGTTCGTCTACCGGTTCTCACCGATACCCATGACGTGGACCGTCTTCTCGAAACGACTCGAAAAGGAAGGACCGCGATGA
- a CDS encoding ADP-ribosylglycohydrolase family protein, which translates to MITVPAVVLDSLYGLAFGDAFGDRWFGILRRDGPAVLEARTLPPEPLWRWSDDTAQALVLVRELAEGDGTVDQDRLALAFAAAYADDTHRGYGASMHDVLRWIGAGEPWQEVVAGQFGGQGSWGNGAAMRAAPLGAWHSADLDAVAEQAARQGAVSHQHPEAVAAAVAVALAAALANRSRGGHAPVRSDFLQAVAERLPDSDVRSGIRVAARMPERTSVRHAAEVLGSGYRMSGPDTVPYALWCAAGHLDDLHEGLWFTVAGRGDIDTTCAIAGGVIAARTGVAALPPAWHAACEPLPPVVTEQEHL; encoded by the coding sequence GTGATCACCGTGCCCGCTGTTGTGCTGGATTCGTTGTACGGGCTCGCGTTCGGCGATGCCTTCGGTGACCGTTGGTTCGGCATCCTGCGCCGGGACGGTCCGGCCGTCCTGGAGGCGCGGACGCTGCCGCCCGAACCTCTGTGGCGGTGGAGTGACGACACCGCCCAAGCACTCGTTCTCGTCCGGGAACTCGCCGAAGGCGATGGCACCGTCGACCAGGACCGCCTGGCTCTGGCCTTCGCGGCGGCCTACGCCGACGACACGCACCGCGGGTACGGAGCCTCGATGCACGACGTGCTGCGCTGGATCGGCGCGGGCGAGCCCTGGCAGGAGGTGGTCGCCGGACAGTTCGGCGGCCAAGGCTCGTGGGGCAACGGCGCGGCCATGCGTGCCGCCCCGCTCGGCGCCTGGCACTCCGCCGACCTCGACGCGGTCGCCGAACAGGCCGCCCGTCAGGGCGCGGTCTCGCACCAGCACCCGGAGGCGGTCGCCGCGGCGGTCGCGGTCGCCCTCGCCGCGGCGTTGGCCAACCGCAGCCGGGGCGGGCACGCCCCGGTCCGGTCGGACTTCCTTCAGGCGGTCGCCGAGCGGCTCCCCGACAGCGACGTCCGGTCGGGAATACGGGTCGCGGCCCGGATGCCGGAGCGCACCTCGGTCCGGCACGCCGCGGAGGTCCTGGGCTCCGGCTACCGGATGTCGGGGCCCGACACCGTCCCGTACGCCCTGTGGTGCGCGGCGGGGCACCTGGACGACCTGCACGAGGGCTTGTGGTTCACGGTCGCCGGTCGCGGCGACATCGACACCACGTGCGCCATCGCGGGCGGGGTGATCGCCGCGCGCACGGGCGTCGCCGCACTTCCCCCTGCCTGGCACGCGGCCTGTGAACCGCTGCCTCCGGTCGTGACGGAGCAAGAACACCTGTAA
- a CDS encoding NAD(P)/FAD-dependent oxidoreductase translates to MSSSTSISDAIAGAVNGGISFWYAQAGIPVPREPLAGDASADVVIVGGGYTGLWTAYYLKKADPGLRVVVLERKFCGYGASGRNGGWLYNGIAGRDRYARLHGREAAVRLQRAMNETVDEVVRVVGEEGFEADIHRGGVLEVAYTPAQLGRLKAFHEHEAAYGEDDRELYGARETAERIRVADAVGSTWTPHGARLNPVKLVTGLAAVVEALGVTVHELTPVTAIRPGHAVTPYGTVRARYVLRCTEGFTANLKGQKRTWLPMNSSMIATEPLTAEQWATIGWEGRETLGDMAHAYMYAQRTADDRIALGGRGVPYRFGSRTDNDGRTQPATIEALYEILVRFFPSLTGVRVEHAWSGVLGVPRDWCATVTLDRATGLGWAGGYVGSGVATTNLAGRTLRDLVRRDSGQGGATELTALPWVNHRVRKWEPEPFRWVGVQGMYATYRTADRREAASRSGESSRLARVADRVAGR, encoded by the coding sequence ATGAGCAGCTCGACGAGCATCTCGGACGCGATCGCCGGCGCCGTCAACGGCGGGATCTCCTTCTGGTACGCGCAGGCCGGCATCCCGGTTCCCAGGGAGCCGTTGGCGGGGGACGCGTCCGCCGATGTGGTGATCGTGGGGGGCGGGTACACCGGGTTGTGGACCGCCTACTACCTCAAGAAGGCCGACCCCGGGCTGCGGGTCGTCGTCCTGGAGCGGAAGTTCTGCGGGTACGGGGCCTCGGGGCGCAACGGCGGCTGGCTCTACAACGGGATCGCCGGACGGGACCGGTACGCGCGGCTGCACGGGCGGGAGGCCGCCGTGCGGTTGCAGCGGGCCATGAACGAGACCGTCGACGAGGTCGTGCGGGTGGTGGGGGAGGAGGGCTTCGAGGCCGACATCCATCGGGGTGGGGTGCTCGAAGTCGCCTACACCCCGGCGCAGTTGGGACGGCTGAAGGCCTTTCATGAGCATGAGGCGGCCTATGGGGAGGACGACCGTGAGCTGTACGGGGCCCGGGAGACCGCCGAGCGGATCAGGGTCGCGGACGCCGTGGGGTCGACCTGGACCCCGCACGGGGCGCGGCTGAATCCGGTGAAGCTGGTGACCGGGCTGGCGGCCGTGGTCGAGGCGCTGGGGGTGACCGTCCACGAGCTGACGCCCGTCACCGCGATCCGGCCGGGGCACGCCGTCACGCCGTACGGCACGGTCCGGGCGCGCTATGTGCTGCGCTGCACCGAGGGCTTCACGGCGAACCTCAAGGGGCAGAAGCGGACCTGGCTGCCGATGAACTCCTCGATGATCGCCACCGAGCCGCTGACCGCCGAGCAGTGGGCGACCATCGGCTGGGAGGGGCGCGAGACGCTCGGCGACATGGCGCACGCCTATATGTACGCCCAGCGCACCGCCGACGACCGGATCGCGCTCGGCGGGCGCGGGGTGCCGTACCGGTTCGGGTCGCGGACCGACAACGACGGGCGTACGCAGCCGGCGACGATCGAGGCGTTGTACGAGATTCTGGTGCGGTTCTTTCCCTCGCTGACGGGGGTGAGGGTCGAGCATGCCTGGTCGGGCGTGCTCGGGGTGCCCCGCGACTGGTGTGCCACGGTCACCCTCGACCGGGCGACGGGGCTGGGCTGGGCCGGTGGTTACGTCGGCTCCGGTGTGGCCACCACCAACCTCGCCGGCCGTACGCTCCGCGATCTGGTCCGGCGGGACTCCGGGCAGGGCGGGGCCACCGAGCTGACCGCGCTGCCGTGGGTGAACCACCGGGTGCGCAAGTGGGAGCCGGAGCCGTTCCGTTGGGTGGGCGTGCAGGGGATGTACGCGACGTATCGCACGGCCGATCGGCGCGAGGCGGCTTCGCGGAGCGGGGAGTCGTCGCGGTTGGCGCGCGTGGCCGATCGGGTCGCGGGGCGGTAG
- a CDS encoding M1 family metallopeptidase, with the protein MVSCPHRIADVSRSAPVVPVVPVVPVLPVVPVALLTLTLALTLTSCTEGGGEAAAARGSAGLRDPYFPGLGNGGYDVTHYALTLRYDPEAKARLRATAVVTARATRDLGSFNLDLKGMDVTSVAVEGTAARWKRAGQELTVTPGNGALAEGETFRTTVRYSGTPETLTDPDGSREGWLPTADGALALGEPAGSMTWFPGNHHPSDKAAYDLTVTVPEGLRAVSNGELRSEATEDGRTTYSWHTPEPMASHVATLAIGRYEIQRSTAGDGEEGGGVGRGAGRLPVYVAVDPSQVERSRAVLRRIPEVIAWAEGNFGPYPFSSTGAIVDRPEDVAYALETQNRPVFPGAPDLLLLVHELAHQWYGDSVTPESWRDMWLNEGFATYAEWLWEEDHGGDSAQEIFDALYEGDYFEDAASNEAVWDFPPARPPSAARISDSPVYERGAMVLHRIRQAVGDDAFFALIRGWATAHRHGNADTADFTAYVEEFAEKAAPGADLTPVWDDWLYGDGKPPLA; encoded by the coding sequence ATGGTGTCATGTCCTCATAGGATCGCCGACGTGTCCCGATCCGCACCGGTCGTCCCGGTCGTCCCGGTCGTTCCGGTCCTCCCGGTTGTTCCGGTCGCCCTGCTCACCCTCACGCTGGCACTCACGCTCACCTCGTGCACCGAGGGCGGCGGTGAGGCCGCGGCGGCCCGAGGCTCCGCCGGTCTCCGGGACCCGTACTTCCCCGGGCTCGGCAACGGCGGATACGACGTCACCCACTACGCCCTCACCCTCCGATACGACCCCGAGGCGAAGGCCCGGCTGCGCGCCACCGCCGTCGTCACCGCACGGGCGACCCGGGACCTCGGCTCCTTCAACCTCGACCTCAAGGGCATGGACGTGACGTCGGTCGCCGTCGAGGGTACGGCCGCGCGGTGGAAACGCGCGGGGCAGGAGCTGACCGTCACCCCCGGGAACGGTGCGCTCGCCGAAGGGGAGACGTTCCGTACGACCGTGCGCTACTCCGGCACCCCGGAGACGCTCACCGACCCGGACGGCTCCCGGGAGGGCTGGCTGCCCACCGCCGACGGCGCCCTCGCGCTCGGTGAACCGGCGGGCTCGATGACCTGGTTCCCCGGCAACCACCACCCCTCCGACAAGGCCGCCTACGACCTCACCGTCACCGTCCCCGAGGGCCTGCGGGCCGTATCCAACGGGGAGTTGAGGAGCGAGGCCACCGAGGACGGCCGTACGACCTACTCCTGGCACACCCCCGAACCGATGGCGAGCCATGTGGCCACCCTCGCCATCGGCAGGTACGAGATCCAGCGCTCGACAGCGGGGGACGGAGAGGAAGGGGGTGGCGTCGGAAGGGGTGCGGGGCGGCTTCCCGTGTACGTCGCTGTCGATCCCTCCCAGGTCGAGCGCAGCCGGGCCGTGCTTCGGCGGATTCCCGAGGTGATCGCGTGGGCGGAGGGGAACTTCGGGCCGTATCCCTTCTCCTCCACGGGGGCGATCGTCGACAGGCCGGAGGATGTCGCGTACGCGCTGGAGACCCAGAACCGGCCCGTCTTCCCCGGCGCCCCCGACCTCCTGCTCCTCGTCCATGAACTGGCGCACCAGTGGTACGGCGACTCCGTCACCCCGGAGAGCTGGCGGGACATGTGGCTCAACGAGGGGTTCGCGACGTACGCCGAGTGGCTGTGGGAGGAGGACCACGGCGGTGACAGCGCCCAGGAGATCTTCGACGCGCTGTACGAGGGCGACTATTTCGAGGACGCCGCCTCGAACGAGGCCGTCTGGGACTTTCCGCCGGCGAGGCCGCCGAGTGCCGCCCGGATCTCCGACAGTCCGGTGTACGAACGCGGTGCCATGGTCCTGCACAGGATCAGGCAGGCAGTCGGCGACGACGCCTTCTTCGCGTTGATCCGGGGCTGGGCGACCGCGCACCGCCACGGCAACGCGGACACGGCCGACTTCACGGCGTACGTGGAGGAGTTCGCGGAGAAGGCGGCTCCGGGGGCGGATCTGACACCGGTCTGGGACGACTGGCTGTACGGGGACGGAAAGCCTCCGCTGGCCTGA
- a CDS encoding SDR family NAD(P)-dependent oxidoreductase yields MFEDKVVVVTGAASGIGRRTAIEFARQGATVVVADVDGTNGPEVVAKLNSDGHRAVFVRADLTAEADCEHLVAVAAERTGRVDVLVNNVGIEISTPIHEMSVPEWDRLFDTNLKSMFLCSKHALRPMMAARSGAIVNVCSVSGLVAWPGIAAYNTTKGGVLMLTKSLAVEYAKHGIRANCVCPSIIDTPMTDASIGHDAAVKEAKAKLNPLGRLGTPEDVAHAILFLASDKSSFITGAALTVDGGYTAI; encoded by the coding sequence TTGTTCGAGGACAAAGTCGTCGTGGTCACCGGGGCCGCGTCGGGGATCGGGAGGCGGACGGCGATCGAGTTCGCCCGGCAGGGCGCGACGGTCGTCGTGGCGGACGTCGACGGGACGAACGGCCCCGAGGTCGTCGCCAAGCTGAACAGCGACGGGCACCGGGCGGTCTTCGTCCGGGCCGATCTGACCGCCGAGGCGGACTGCGAGCACCTCGTCGCCGTCGCCGCGGAGCGGACCGGCCGGGTGGACGTCCTGGTCAACAACGTCGGCATCGAGATATCCACCCCGATCCACGAGATGTCGGTGCCCGAGTGGGACCGGCTCTTCGACACCAACCTGAAGAGCATGTTCCTGTGCTCCAAGCACGCGCTGCGCCCGATGATGGCGGCGCGGAGCGGGGCGATCGTGAACGTCTGCTCCGTCAGCGGGCTGGTGGCCTGGCCCGGCATCGCCGCCTACAACACCACCAAGGGCGGCGTGCTGATGCTGACGAAGTCCCTCGCCGTCGAGTACGCGAAGCACGGCATCCGGGCCAACTGCGTCTGCCCCAGCATCATCGACACCCCCATGACGGACGCCTCCATCGGCCATGACGCCGCCGTCAAGGAGGCGAAGGCGAAGCTGAATCCGCTCGGCCGCCTGGGCACACCCGAGGACGTCGCGCACGCGATCCTCTTCCTCGCCTCCGACAAGTCGTCCTTCATCACCGGCGCCGCGCTCACCGTCGACGGCGGCTACACGGCCATCTGA
- a CDS encoding AMIN-like domain-containing (lipo)protein produces the protein MVRRIGVVAAVFVLAGATLGAAAGTAGAVGEASKVAAVCPVGWGSGGKGGVAQGGEHLVDVRAGRHECYDRLVFDVPGGGSAVGYHVQYVDRLEADPSGEYIPVAGGAVLDIRIGAWSYDLEAGEPTYPGEFGEALPGVNLAGYSTFRDTKFAGTFEGQTQVGLGVRARLPFRVIQLPDRVVVDVAHTW, from the coding sequence ATGGTGCGGCGAATCGGAGTGGTGGCGGCGGTGTTCGTGTTGGCGGGGGCCACCTTGGGGGCTGCGGCGGGGACCGCGGGGGCCGTGGGGGAGGCCTCGAAGGTGGCGGCTGTCTGTCCGGTCGGGTGGGGGAGTGGCGGCAAGGGGGGTGTCGCTCAGGGGGGCGAGCATCTGGTGGATGTCAGGGCCGGGCGGCATGAGTGCTATGACCGCCTCGTGTTCGACGTGCCGGGAGGGGGGAGCGCGGTCGGGTATCACGTGCAGTACGTGGACCGGCTGGAGGCGGATCCCTCGGGTGAGTACATACCGGTCGCCGGCGGTGCGGTTCTCGACATCCGGATCGGTGCGTGGAGCTACGACCTGGAGGCCGGGGAGCCTACTTACCCCGGTGAGTTCGGGGAGGCCCTGCCCGGTGTGAACCTCGCCGGGTACAGCACCTTCCGGGACACCAAGTTCGCCGGCACCTTCGAGGGGCAGACCCAGGTCGGACTCGGGGTCCGTGCCCGGCTGCCGTTCCGGGTGATCCAGCTGCCCGACCGTGTCGTGGTGGACGTGGCCCACACCTGGTGA
- a CDS encoding FAD-dependent oxidoreductase, with product MHRAPAPHRAPAAHRASGPAPTPLTVVGGGFAGLTAAITAAEAGARVTVYEAHHTLGGRARTAEGPYRTNEGPHALYSGGPHWTWLAQRDLIGPLAPLPPLEAARLRLHHRGVLRRTPPFAMLKLLRPRRGHGRTGRQAPVDVDFLTWATEQAGEEAARTAANYAAVALFHHDPGSLSAAFVQERLRRATKLPPEAHYPRGGWASVVDRMAARAWNLGVRMETLSRVDSLDSLTGTTTSTTIGTTTGTTIGKGSGTGPIIVATSLDAARRLLGDDSLTWPSGRTALLDLALRTRRGDPFAISDLDAPGWIERFTAQDRTLAPAGEQLLQGQFPIGPRESRADGVARAEHLLDLGFPGWRDRITWRREATSNGRTGAVDLPGTSWRDRPAVDRGDGVYLVGDQVAAPGVLSEVSFNSALAAVSLALGRRSRNTLDLKHA from the coding sequence ATGCACCGCGCTCCAGCCCCGCACCGAGCCCCAGCCGCACACCGCGCCTCCGGCCCCGCCCCCACCCCCCTCACCGTCGTCGGCGGCGGTTTCGCCGGGCTCACCGCGGCGATCACCGCCGCCGAGGCGGGCGCGCGGGTCACCGTGTACGAGGCGCACCACACCCTCGGCGGCCGGGCCAGGACCGCGGAGGGCCCGTACCGGACGAACGAGGGCCCGCACGCCCTGTACAGCGGCGGCCCGCACTGGACCTGGCTCGCCCAACGGGATCTGATCGGACCGCTCGCCCCCCTCCCGCCCCTGGAGGCCGCCCGGCTGCGCCTGCACCACAGGGGCGTCCTGCGCCGCACCCCGCCGTTCGCGATGCTCAAGCTCCTCCGCCCGCGCCGGGGCCATGGCCGTACGGGCCGACAGGCGCCCGTGGACGTCGACTTCCTCACCTGGGCGACCGAACAGGCGGGCGAGGAGGCCGCGCGGACCGCCGCCAACTACGCGGCGGTGGCGCTGTTCCACCACGACCCGGGCTCCCTGTCCGCCGCGTTCGTGCAGGAACGGCTGCGCCGGGCCACGAAGTTGCCCCCGGAGGCGCACTACCCGCGCGGCGGCTGGGCGAGCGTCGTCGACCGGATGGCGGCCCGCGCCTGGAACCTCGGGGTCCGTATGGAGACCCTCAGCCGAGTCGACAGCCTCGACTCCCTCACCGGCACCACCACCAGCACCACTATCGGCACCACCACCGGCACCACTATCGGCAAGGGATCAGGCACGGGTCCGATCATCGTCGCCACCTCGCTCGACGCCGCCCGCCGTCTGCTCGGGGACGACTCGCTGACCTGGCCGAGCGGCCGTACCGCGCTTCTCGATCTCGCGCTGCGCACCCGCCGCGGCGACCCGTTCGCGATCTCCGACCTGGACGCGCCCGGCTGGATCGAACGGTTCACCGCGCAGGACCGCACGCTGGCCCCGGCGGGCGAGCAGCTGCTCCAGGGGCAGTTCCCGATCGGTCCTCGGGAGTCCCGGGCGGACGGTGTCGCCCGCGCCGAACACCTGCTCGACCTGGGCTTCCCCGGCTGGCGGGACCGGATCACCTGGCGGCGCGAGGCGACCTCGAACGGCCGTACGGGCGCGGTCGATCTGCCCGGCACCAGCTGGCGCGACCGCCCGGCCGTGGACCGGGGCGACGGCGTGTACCTCGTGGGCGACCAGGTCGCGGCGCCCGGTGTGCTCTCGGAGGTGTCCTTCAACAGCGCCCTCGCGGCCGTCTCGCTGGCCCTGGGAAGGAGGTCGAGGAACACGCTTGACCTCAAGCATGCTTGA
- a CDS encoding cupin domain-containing protein: MTTHVYERPYFPDSAVVFHDNGIRMESYRRGDTEVLVSYLPPGAVVAPHSHKEAQVGMVVRGELAMTVGGVTRLMRAEKDVYIAPSHVEHSAVNPTSEETVALDVKRYKPGEKYTAPSEYFLGPIESRKFVGMDVTFFLESWIELMVADIPGGGEMPYHKHSHEQIGICLEGRYDMTVEETTHELVFGATYFCESQEGHGAANPHESVARSLNIFIPPRYHRVPK; the protein is encoded by the coding sequence ATGACCACGCACGTGTATGAGCGCCCCTATTTCCCGGACTCCGCCGTGGTGTTCCACGACAACGGGATCCGGATGGAGTCCTACCGGCGCGGTGACACGGAGGTGCTGGTGTCGTACCTGCCGCCCGGTGCCGTCGTGGCGCCCCACTCCCACAAGGAGGCGCAGGTGGGGATGGTCGTCCGGGGCGAACTCGCCATGACGGTCGGCGGGGTGACCCGGCTGATGCGCGCCGAGAAGGACGTGTACATCGCTCCTTCCCATGTCGAGCACTCGGCGGTGAACCCGACCTCGGAGGAGACCGTCGCGCTGGACGTCAAGCGCTACAAGCCGGGCGAGAAGTACACCGCGCCGAGCGAGTACTTCCTCGGCCCGATCGAATCGCGCAAATTCGTCGGAATGGACGTCACGTTCTTTCTGGAGAGCTGGATCGAGCTGATGGTCGCCGACATTCCGGGCGGTGGTGAGATGCCGTACCACAAGCACTCGCACGAACAGATCGGGATCTGTCTGGAAGGGCGCTACGACATGACGGTCGAGGAGACGACCCACGAACTCGTCTTCGGCGCCACCTACTTCTGCGAGAGCCAGGAGGGGCACGGTGCCGCGAATCCGCACGAGAGCGTGGCGCGCTCCCTCAACATCTTCATTCCGCCCCGGTACCACCGGGTCCCCAAGTAG
- a CDS encoding pentapeptide repeat-containing protein has product MVRTRSVVKAARRPEVRLPALEAYAGGELEPDGDYDGLEFREEDFVGQDGGGARFMDCALTGCALDETRLHRARLLDSVLTGIRGVGTDLAEATLRDVELVEARLGGVQAHGSVWERVLVRGGKIDYLNLREARLKDVVFEDCVLVEPDFGGARLERVEFVGCAVKGADLSGVTLVDVDLRGAAVVEIARGVERLSGAVISTAQLMDLAPVLAGEMGIRVEG; this is encoded by the coding sequence ATGGTGCGGACCAGGTCGGTGGTGAAGGCGGCGCGGCGGCCGGAGGTGCGGTTGCCGGCGCTGGAGGCGTACGCGGGCGGGGAGTTGGAGCCCGACGGGGACTACGACGGGCTGGAGTTCCGGGAGGAGGACTTCGTCGGGCAGGACGGCGGGGGCGCGCGGTTCATGGACTGCGCGCTGACGGGGTGCGCGCTGGACGAGACGCGGCTGCACCGGGCCCGGCTGCTCGATTCCGTCCTCACCGGGATACGCGGCGTCGGCACTGATCTGGCCGAGGCGACCCTGCGTGATGTGGAGCTGGTGGAGGCGCGGCTCGGTGGGGTGCAGGCGCACGGGAGCGTGTGGGAGCGGGTGCTCGTGCGTGGGGGGAAGATCGACTACCTCAACCTGCGGGAGGCCCGGCTCAAGGACGTCGTCTTCGAGGACTGTGTGCTGGTCGAGCCGGATTTCGGGGGTGCGCGGCTGGAGCGGGTCGAGTTCGTGGGGTGTGCGGTGAAGGGGGCCGATCTGAGTGGGGTGACCTTGGTGGATGTGGATCTGCGGGGGGCCGCGGTGGTGGAGATCGCTCGGGGGGTGGAGCGGTTGTCGGGGGCGGTGATCAGTACGGCGCAGTTGATGGATCTGGCGCCGGTGTTGGCGGGGGAGATGGGGATTCGGGTGGAGGGGTGA
- a CDS encoding SDR family oxidoreductase, translating into MPRVAIVLGAGSGIGRATALRLLSGAYTTVLSARGRDALEKVAKESGDEQNAYVVPGDITSPEFRAELVEKVARRFGRVDVLVNNGPGPAPGPFDGVRVNDDVCAAMHQKLVPYLDLIRSVAPMMTRNEFGRIINVVGNIGREPLPGMFLSGLVNAAMSNASKYLAGQYAGHNVTVNCVHPGTIRTPRYDQAVHHLSRDGGVPRPEVEDRLVRAIPMNRPGQADEVAALIGFLASDEASYITGQQISADGGQLKSV; encoded by the coding sequence GTGCCACGCGTAGCGATTGTGCTGGGTGCCGGCAGCGGAATCGGGCGGGCGACCGCGCTGCGACTGCTGTCCGGGGCGTACACGACGGTCCTGAGTGCCCGGGGCCGGGACGCGCTGGAGAAGGTCGCGAAGGAATCCGGCGACGAACAAAACGCCTATGTCGTGCCGGGTGACATCACCTCACCGGAATTCCGTGCCGAACTGGTCGAAAAGGTGGCACGCCGGTTCGGCCGGGTCGATGTACTGGTCAACAACGGGCCCGGTCCGGCGCCGGGCCCGTTCGACGGGGTGCGGGTGAACGACGACGTGTGTGCCGCGATGCATCAGAAACTGGTGCCGTATCTGGATCTCATCAGATCCGTCGCGCCGATGATGACGAGGAACGAATTCGGCCGGATCATCAATGTCGTCGGAAACATCGGAAGAGAGCCCCTGCCGGGCATGTTTCTCTCCGGTCTGGTCAACGCGGCCATGTCCAACGCCAGTAAGTATCTGGCGGGTCAGTACGCCGGGCACAACGTCACGGTGAACTGCGTACACCCCGGAACCATCCGGACCCCGCGCTACGACCAGGCCGTCCACCACCTGAGCCGGGACGGCGGTGTCCCACGGCCCGAGGTGGAGGACCGCCTCGTACGGGCCATCCCCATGAACCGGCCGGGGCAGGCCGACGAGGTCGCCGCCCTCATCGGATTCCTGGCCTCCGACGAGGCGTCCTACATCACCGGCCAGCAGATCTCGGCCGACGGCGGCCAACTGAAGAGCGTGTGA
- a CDS encoding aminoglycoside phosphotransferase family protein, with protein MIDVPEELAETQEEINGEAGRRFITDLPRLTADFLDRWDLRLDGHPMHGMCALVLPVVRTTDGTPAVLKLQILDDESEGEPIALRVWDGDGAVRLLGHDPDTGTMLLERLDPARMLSHDPDTHRAVLVIADLLAHLTATPAPPTVRRLSDIATDMLERTPPVLARVPDPADRRLLADCAAALREVMTEPGDRLLHWDLHFDNVLAADRAPWLAIDPKPLAGDPGFDLWPALNNRFDPADVRWRFDAMTEVLGLNRERARAWTLARLLQNALWEIEEHRSLDPDDVELGHRLR; from the coding sequence ATGATCGATGTTCCGGAGGAACTGGCCGAGACCCAGGAAGAGATCAACGGGGAGGCGGGCCGGAGGTTCATCACGGACCTCCCACGTCTGACGGCCGATTTCCTGGACCGCTGGGACCTGCGCCTCGACGGCCACCCCATGCACGGCATGTGCGCCCTGGTCCTCCCGGTGGTCCGGACGACCGACGGCACCCCGGCGGTCCTCAAGCTCCAGATCCTGGACGACGAGAGCGAGGGCGAGCCGATCGCCCTGCGCGTCTGGGACGGCGACGGGGCCGTACGGCTCCTGGGCCACGACCCCGACACGGGCACGATGCTGCTCGAACGCCTCGACCCGGCCCGCATGCTGTCCCACGACCCCGACACCCACCGGGCCGTCCTGGTCATCGCCGACCTCCTGGCCCACCTGACCGCCACCCCGGCCCCGCCGACCGTGCGCCGCCTGTCCGACATCGCCACGGACATGCTGGAGCGCACCCCGCCGGTTCTGGCCCGCGTCCCGGACCCGGCCGACCGCCGTCTGCTCGCCGACTGCGCGGCGGCCCTCCGCGAGGTCATGACCGAACCCGGCGACCGTCTCCTCCACTGGGACCTGCACTTCGACAACGTCCTGGCCGCCGACCGCGCGCCCTGGCTCGCCATCGACCCCAAGCCCCTCGCCGGCGACCCCGGCTTCGACCTCTGGCCGGCCCTGAACAACCGCTTCGACCCGGCCGACGTCCGCTGGCGCTTCGACGCGATGACGGAGGTCCTGGGCCTGAACCGCGAACGGGCGAGGGCCTGGACCCTCGCCCGCCTCCTCCAGAACGCCCTCTGGGAGATCGAGGAACACCGCTCCCTCGACCCGGACGACGTGGAACTGGGCCACCGGCTCCGCTGA